The following are encoded together in the Macadamia integrifolia cultivar HAES 741 chromosome 10, SCU_Mint_v3, whole genome shotgun sequence genome:
- the LOC122091686 gene encoding probable receptor-like protein kinase At5g24010 isoform X1, whose amino-acid sequence MDKEKLRILSLTLQLVLQFTCLHLPSRAFTPPDNYLIDCGSNANTTIDNRAFVADSTHQGSIFHSSGRTVALTDPNPSPGSSSLYQTARVFTRDSSYEFEIKKKGTHLVRLHFYPFSSQGYDLRSALFHVSIPGSDLSIDFSFHTSSPVLKEYILMVEKEKLEILFAPVGESGFAFVNAIEVFSAPPDLILDVGARFVGEAGIEDYSGLPSRILETVHRINVGGSKITPFNDTLWRTWLPDEEFLVLKSAAKAVSRSRPPNYQSGGASREIAPDNVYMTAQEMNKNMSSSLMKFNITWAFPLSSGGGRHLVRMHFCDIVSATLNLLYFDVYINDYSAYQDLDLSALTTHLLAAPYYIDFVTDADNSSGVMRVSVGPSDLSSPSRINAILNGVEILKMIDGGGSISHKGSKNKHVAILVGSVLGGFALVCVCILMFAALGFKRRKKKKRSVSWSPLPMSRGGGSSHRRVSEGTNSISRSCGLSMNHGLKISFEEIQFATNNFDKSWIIGSGGFGLVYKGVLRDNTKVAVKRGVPGSRQGLPEFQSEITVLSKIRHRHLVSLVGYCEEQSEMILVYEYMERGPLKKHLYGSGLPPLSWKQRLEICIGSARGLHYLHTGSTEGIIHRDVKSTNILLDENYLAKVADFGLSRSGPSLDETHVSTGVKGSFGYLDPEYFRRQQLTDKSDVYSFGVVLLEVLCAKPAIDPLLSREQVNLAEWAMQWQKKGQLDQIIDPHLVGKINPKSLKKVGETAAKCLEDYGVDRPTMGDVLWNLEHALQLQQTAVNTEPHQDSTDHASELPLPPAVQQAASIRARVEENSDGSSELTTTRVFSQLLTNEGR is encoded by the coding sequence ATGGACAAGGAAAAGCTTCGAATTCTCTCCCTTACTCTTCAATTGGTTCTCCAATTCACATGCCTTCATCTTCCTTCACGGGCTTTTACTCCTCCTGACAATTACCTCATCGACTGCGGTTCCAACGCCAACACCACAATCGACAACCGGGCCTTCGTCGCCGACTCCACTCACCAGGGTTCGATTTTCCACTCTTCTGGTCGAACGGTTGCTCTGACGGACCCAAACCCATCTCCTGGATCATCATCTTTGTACCAAACAGCTAGAGTTTTCACAAGGGATTCCAGCTATGAGTTCGAAATCAAGAAGAAAGGCACCCACCTCGTACGTCTCCATTTCTACCCCTTCTCTTCTCAGGGCTACGATCTTAGGTCAGCTCTTTTCCATGTCTCGATTCCTGGGTCTGACCTTTCGATTGATTTTAGCTTCCACACTTCTTCACCCGTGCTCAAGGAGTACATATtaatggtggaaaaggaaaagcTCGAAATCTTGTTTGCCCCTGTCGGCGAATCTGGCTTCGCGTTCGTTAACGCAATTGAGGTCTTCTCTGCTCCTCCTGATCTTATCCTTGATGTGGGAGCTCGGTTTGTTGGTGAAGCCGGAATCGAGGATTACAGTGGGTTGCCCTCGCGGATCTTGGAGACTGTTCACAGAATCAATGTCGGTGGTTCCAAAATCACGCCTTTCAACGACACTCTATGGAGGACTTGGCTCCCTGACGAGGAATTTCTGGTCTTGAAATCCGCCGCCAAAGCTGTTTCTCGAAGTCGCCCACCGAATTACCAGAGTGGAGGAGCTAGCAGAGAGATCGCTCCGGATAATGTTTACATGACCGCCCAAGAGATGAATAAGAACATGTCTTCTTCTCTGATGAAATTCAACATTACATGGGCTTTCCCTCTGAGCTCCGGTGGAGGAAGGCACCTGGTTCGGATGCATTTCTGCGATATCGTTAGTGCTACTCTTAATCTGCTCTACTTCGATGTGTACATCAACGACTACTCTGCTTACCAAGATCTCGACCTCTCTGCTCTTACAACTCATTTGCTTGCGGCCCCTTACTACATCGATTTTGTCACAGACGCAGACAATTCTTCAGGGGTTATGCGGGTAAGTGTTGGCCCTTCTGATCTCAGTAGTCCTTCACGAATTAACGCTATCCTGAACGGCGTAGAGATCTTGAAGATGATCGATGGTGGGGGTTCGATTTCCCATAAAGGATCGAAGAACAAACATGTAGCAATTCTGGTGGGTTCAGTGCTTGGAGGCTTTGCTCTTGTATGTGTTTGCATCTTGATGTTCGCTGCCCTAGGATTCAAgcgcaggaagaagaagaagagaagtgtcTCCTGGTCACCCCTGCCCATGAGCAGAGGTGGAGGGAGTTCCCACCGGAGGGTCTCTGAAGGGACCAACAGTATATCCCGTTCCTGTGGCCTCAGTATGAACCATGGCTTGAAGATTTCTTTTGAAGAGATACAGTTTGCCACGAACAATTTCGACAAGAGTTGGATCATCGGTTCAGGTGGATTTGGTTTGGTCTACAAAGGGGTGCTTAGAGACAACACGAAAGTTGCAGTGAAGCGTGGTGTGCCGGGATCCAGACAGGGGCTCCCTGAATTCCAATCAGAAATCACAGTCTTGTCCAAGATTCGCCATCGACACCTTGTTTCCCTAGTTGGGTACTGCGAAGAACAGTCTGAGATGATACTGGTATATGAGTATATGGAGAGAGGGCCATTGAAAAAACACTTGTATGGTTCAGGATTGCCACCATTGTCATGGAAGCAAAGGCTTGAGATATGCATTGGTTCAGCCAGAGGGCTTCACTATCTTCACACTGGTTCAACTGAGGGAATTATCCATCGAGATGTGAAATCCACTAATATCTTACTTGATGAGAACTATTTGGCCAAGGTTGCAGATTTCGGGCTTTCAAGGTCTGGCCCTTCTCTCGACGAGACTCATGTAAGCACTGGTGTTAAAGGCAGTTTCGGGTATCTGGATCCAGAGTATTTCAGACGGCAGCAGCTCACAGACAAATCAGATGTGTATTCATTTGGAGTTGTTCTTTTGGAAGTGCTCTGTGCCAAACCAGCCATTGATCCTTTGCTTTCGAGGGAGCAGGTGAACTTGGCTGAATGGGCAATGCAATGGCAGAAGAAAGGGCAACTTGACCAGATCATTGATCCCCATCTTGTCGGTAAAATCAATCCTAAGTCTCTCAAGAAAGTTGGAGAGACAGCCGCAAAATGCTTGGAGGATTATGGTGTTGATAGGCCTACAATGGGTGATGTGCTGTGGAACTTGGAACATGCACTACAGCTTCAGCAGACTGCAGTGAACACAGAGCCTCATCAGGATAGCACGGATCATGCATCTGAGCTTCCATTGCCTCCTGCTGTTCAACAGGCAGCGTCTATTAGGGCAAGGGTTGAAGAGAACAGTGATGGGAGTTCTGAGCTAACTACAACTCGAGTATTTTCACAATTGTTGACCAATGAAGGTAGATAG
- the LOC122091686 gene encoding probable receptor-like protein kinase At5g24010 isoform X2, with product MSSKSRRKAPTSFHTSSPVLKEYILMVEKEKLEILFAPVGESGFAFVNAIEVFSAPPDLILDVGARFVGEAGIEDYSGLPSRILETVHRINVGGSKITPFNDTLWRTWLPDEEFLVLKSAAKAVSRSRPPNYQSGGASREIAPDNVYMTAQEMNKNMSSSLMKFNITWAFPLSSGGGRHLVRMHFCDIVSATLNLLYFDVYINDYSAYQDLDLSALTTHLLAAPYYIDFVTDADNSSGVMRVSVGPSDLSSPSRINAILNGVEILKMIDGGGSISHKGSKNKHVAILVGSVLGGFALVCVCILMFAALGFKRRKKKKRSVSWSPLPMSRGGGSSHRRVSEGTNSISRSCGLSMNHGLKISFEEIQFATNNFDKSWIIGSGGFGLVYKGVLRDNTKVAVKRGVPGSRQGLPEFQSEITVLSKIRHRHLVSLVGYCEEQSEMILVYEYMERGPLKKHLYGSGLPPLSWKQRLEICIGSARGLHYLHTGSTEGIIHRDVKSTNILLDENYLAKVADFGLSRSGPSLDETHVSTGVKGSFGYLDPEYFRRQQLTDKSDVYSFGVVLLEVLCAKPAIDPLLSREQVNLAEWAMQWQKKGQLDQIIDPHLVGKINPKSLKKVGETAAKCLEDYGVDRPTMGDVLWNLEHALQLQQTAVNTEPHQDSTDHASELPLPPAVQQAASIRARVEENSDGSSELTTTRVFSQLLTNEGR from the exons ATGAGTTCGAAATCAAGAAGAAAGGCACCCACCTC CTTCCACACTTCTTCACCCGTGCTCAAGGAGTACATATtaatggtggaaaaggaaaagcTCGAAATCTTGTTTGCCCCTGTCGGCGAATCTGGCTTCGCGTTCGTTAACGCAATTGAGGTCTTCTCTGCTCCTCCTGATCTTATCCTTGATGTGGGAGCTCGGTTTGTTGGTGAAGCCGGAATCGAGGATTACAGTGGGTTGCCCTCGCGGATCTTGGAGACTGTTCACAGAATCAATGTCGGTGGTTCCAAAATCACGCCTTTCAACGACACTCTATGGAGGACTTGGCTCCCTGACGAGGAATTTCTGGTCTTGAAATCCGCCGCCAAAGCTGTTTCTCGAAGTCGCCCACCGAATTACCAGAGTGGAGGAGCTAGCAGAGAGATCGCTCCGGATAATGTTTACATGACCGCCCAAGAGATGAATAAGAACATGTCTTCTTCTCTGATGAAATTCAACATTACATGGGCTTTCCCTCTGAGCTCCGGTGGAGGAAGGCACCTGGTTCGGATGCATTTCTGCGATATCGTTAGTGCTACTCTTAATCTGCTCTACTTCGATGTGTACATCAACGACTACTCTGCTTACCAAGATCTCGACCTCTCTGCTCTTACAACTCATTTGCTTGCGGCCCCTTACTACATCGATTTTGTCACAGACGCAGACAATTCTTCAGGGGTTATGCGGGTAAGTGTTGGCCCTTCTGATCTCAGTAGTCCTTCACGAATTAACGCTATCCTGAACGGCGTAGAGATCTTGAAGATGATCGATGGTGGGGGTTCGATTTCCCATAAAGGATCGAAGAACAAACATGTAGCAATTCTGGTGGGTTCAGTGCTTGGAGGCTTTGCTCTTGTATGTGTTTGCATCTTGATGTTCGCTGCCCTAGGATTCAAgcgcaggaagaagaagaagagaagtgtcTCCTGGTCACCCCTGCCCATGAGCAGAGGTGGAGGGAGTTCCCACCGGAGGGTCTCTGAAGGGACCAACAGTATATCCCGTTCCTGTGGCCTCAGTATGAACCATGGCTTGAAGATTTCTTTTGAAGAGATACAGTTTGCCACGAACAATTTCGACAAGAGTTGGATCATCGGTTCAGGTGGATTTGGTTTGGTCTACAAAGGGGTGCTTAGAGACAACACGAAAGTTGCAGTGAAGCGTGGTGTGCCGGGATCCAGACAGGGGCTCCCTGAATTCCAATCAGAAATCACAGTCTTGTCCAAGATTCGCCATCGACACCTTGTTTCCCTAGTTGGGTACTGCGAAGAACAGTCTGAGATGATACTGGTATATGAGTATATGGAGAGAGGGCCATTGAAAAAACACTTGTATGGTTCAGGATTGCCACCATTGTCATGGAAGCAAAGGCTTGAGATATGCATTGGTTCAGCCAGAGGGCTTCACTATCTTCACACTGGTTCAACTGAGGGAATTATCCATCGAGATGTGAAATCCACTAATATCTTACTTGATGAGAACTATTTGGCCAAGGTTGCAGATTTCGGGCTTTCAAGGTCTGGCCCTTCTCTCGACGAGACTCATGTAAGCACTGGTGTTAAAGGCAGTTTCGGGTATCTGGATCCAGAGTATTTCAGACGGCAGCAGCTCACAGACAAATCAGATGTGTATTCATTTGGAGTTGTTCTTTTGGAAGTGCTCTGTGCCAAACCAGCCATTGATCCTTTGCTTTCGAGGGAGCAGGTGAACTTGGCTGAATGGGCAATGCAATGGCAGAAGAAAGGGCAACTTGACCAGATCATTGATCCCCATCTTGTCGGTAAAATCAATCCTAAGTCTCTCAAGAAAGTTGGAGAGACAGCCGCAAAATGCTTGGAGGATTATGGTGTTGATAGGCCTACAATGGGTGATGTGCTGTGGAACTTGGAACATGCACTACAGCTTCAGCAGACTGCAGTGAACACAGAGCCTCATCAGGATAGCACGGATCATGCATCTGAGCTTCCATTGCCTCCTGCTGTTCAACAGGCAGCGTCTATTAGGGCAAGGGTTGAAGAGAACAGTGATGGGAGTTCTGAGCTAACTACAACTCGAGTATTTTCACAATTGTTGACCAATGAAGGTAGATAG
- the LOC122091157 gene encoding homeobox protein BEL1 homolog isoform X3, translating to MQSYESDSELFNLTTGMEMLGIPYHQPEFKKPNISTGFSEESLMVDDSSLRCVFPCEGNERPSQGLSLSLSSNKPSSIGLQSFELRETTSHHHHHQQFIPSNSRDGFFGKSAILQEQDFELKSSKYFVSAQELLNEFCSLEINKTDPPKQEPPKTNQWEDGSSSCKQSLSLSTSELLELQKRKAKLISMLEEVDRRYRQYCDQMKAVAASFEAVAGAGAAKVYSASASKAMSRHFRCLRDGIVGQIKVTKKAIGEEDHPGTSGTTRGDTPRLKLLDQTLRQQKAFQQMGMMESHPWRPQRGLPERSVSVLRAWLFEHFLHPYPSDVDKHILARQTGLSRSQVSNWFINARVRLWKPMVEEMYFEETKEKQQDNVGSSSLDGVTGPSHNDNLQSRSGEDMKPRIEKLVRGNSDSQSFIISNPDKEEENRKHFGVGDLDFSYNNHMAMANTVSYPGTGVSLTLGLQHQEGNLSLFFPRDQLEDCQSVNYSILDGEGQNLPCRNLMGAQLLHDLAG from the exons ATGCAAAGTTACGAATCGGATTCGGAGCTCTTCAATTTGACTACAGGTATGGAGATGTTAGGGATCCCCTATCATCAGCCCGAGTTCAAGAAGCCCAATATCTCAACTGGCTTCTCTGAAGAATCGTTAATGGTGGACGATTCCTCTTTGAGATGCGTGTTTCCCTGCGAAGGAAACGAACGGCCGAGTCAAGGACTCTCGCTTTCTCTCAGCTCAAACAAGCCTTCTAGTATCGGATTACAATCGTTCGAGCTCAGAGAGACGAcgagtcatcatcatcatcatcagcagtTTATTCCTTCCAATTCCAGAGATGGGTTCTTCGGGAAATCGGCCATTCTTCAAGAGCAGGACTTCGAGCTCAAGAGCTCAAAGTACTTCGTTTCCGCACAGGAGCTTCTGAACGAGTTCTGTAGCCTCGAAATAAACAAAACTGATCCACCGAAACAGGAGCCCCCGAAGACCAACCAATGGGAGGACGGCAGTAGCTCTTGCAAGCAATCTCTATCTCTATCCACTTCAGAGCTTCTCGAATTGCAGAAACGAAAAGCCAAATTGATTTCCATGCTGGAAGAG gtggataggaGATATAGGCAATACTGTGATCAGATGAAGGCAGTGGCAGCATCTTTTGAAGCGGTGGCCGGTGCCGGAGCAGCGAAAGTGTATTCAGCGTCGGCGTCGAAGGCCATGTCGAGGCATTTTAGGTGTTTGAGAGATGGGATTGTGGGGCAGATAAAGGTCACCAAGAAGGCAATAGGGGAGGAGGACCACCCAGGTACATCAGGAACAACCAGAGGAGATACACCAAGGCTTAAGCTTCTTGATCAAACTCTTAGGCAGCAAAAGGCATTTCAACAGATGGGTATGATGGAGAGTCATCCTTGGAGACCTCAAAGAGGCCTCCCTGAACGATCTGTTTCTGTTCTTCGTGCCTGGCTCTTCGAACATTTCCTTCACCC GTATCCAAGCGATGTGGATAAACACATCTTAGCTCGCCAAACTGGTCTCTCAAGAAGCCAG GTCTCGAATTGGTTCATTAATGCAAGGGTTAGGCTATGGAAACCCATGGTGGAGGAGATGTACTTCGAAGAAACCAAGGAGAAGCAACAAGACAATGTAGGCTCCTCCTCATTAGATGGGGTTACAGGCCCAAGCCATAACGACAACTTACAATCTCGTTCTGGGGAAGACATGAAGCCCAGGATAGAGAAACTAGTTCGTGGCAACTCAGATTCACAATCTTTTATCATCAGCAACccagataaagaagaagaaaatagaaaacacTTTGGTGTTGGTGACTTGGACTTCTCCTACAATAATCACATGGCCATGGCCAACACAGTCTCTTACCCTGGGACTGGTGTGTCTCTAACGCTAGGATTGCAACACCAGGAAGGGAACTTATCACTCTTCTTCCCTAGAGACCAACTTGAAGATTGTCAATCAGTTAATTACTCAATTCTGGATGGGGAAGGACAGAATCTGCCTTGCAGGAACTTGATGGGAGCACAGTTGCTCCATGACTTGGCCGGGTAG
- the LOC122091157 gene encoding homeobox protein BEL1 homolog isoform X1 — protein MSCRIRRNPLTYWGTSSDNPTINIANQMQSYESDSELFNLTTGMEMLGIPYHQPEFKKPNISTGFSEESLMVDDSSLRCVFPCEGNERPSQGLSLSLSSNKPSSIGLQSFELRETTSHHHHHQQFIPSNSRDGFFGKSAILQEQDFELKSSKYFVSAQELLNEFCSLEINKTDPPKQEPPKTNQWEDGSSSCKQSLSLSTSELLELQKRKAKLISMLEEVDRRYRQYCDQMKAVAASFEAVAGAGAAKVYSASASKAMSRHFRCLRDGIVGQIKVTKKAIGEEDHPGTSGTTRGDTPRLKLLDQTLRQQKAFQQMGMMESHPWRPQRGLPERSVSVLRAWLFEHFLHPYPSDVDKHILARQTGLSRSQVSNWFINARVRLWKPMVEEMYFEETKEKQQDNVGSSSLDGVTGPSHNDNLQSRSGEDMKPRIEKLVRGNSDSQSFIISNPDKEEENRKHFGVGDLDFSYNNHMAMANTVSYPGTGVSLTLGLQHQEGNLSLFFPRDQLEDCQSVNYSILDGEGQNLPCRNLMGAQLLHDLAG, from the exons ATGAG TTGCAGGATCAGAAGAAATCCACTGACTTACTGGGGTACCTCGTCTGATAACCCAACCATTAATATCGCGAACCAGATGCAAAGTTACGAATCGGATTCGGAGCTCTTCAATTTGACTACAGGTATGGAGATGTTAGGGATCCCCTATCATCAGCCCGAGTTCAAGAAGCCCAATATCTCAACTGGCTTCTCTGAAGAATCGTTAATGGTGGACGATTCCTCTTTGAGATGCGTGTTTCCCTGCGAAGGAAACGAACGGCCGAGTCAAGGACTCTCGCTTTCTCTCAGCTCAAACAAGCCTTCTAGTATCGGATTACAATCGTTCGAGCTCAGAGAGACGAcgagtcatcatcatcatcatcagcagtTTATTCCTTCCAATTCCAGAGATGGGTTCTTCGGGAAATCGGCCATTCTTCAAGAGCAGGACTTCGAGCTCAAGAGCTCAAAGTACTTCGTTTCCGCACAGGAGCTTCTGAACGAGTTCTGTAGCCTCGAAATAAACAAAACTGATCCACCGAAACAGGAGCCCCCGAAGACCAACCAATGGGAGGACGGCAGTAGCTCTTGCAAGCAATCTCTATCTCTATCCACTTCAGAGCTTCTCGAATTGCAGAAACGAAAAGCCAAATTGATTTCCATGCTGGAAGAG gtggataggaGATATAGGCAATACTGTGATCAGATGAAGGCAGTGGCAGCATCTTTTGAAGCGGTGGCCGGTGCCGGAGCAGCGAAAGTGTATTCAGCGTCGGCGTCGAAGGCCATGTCGAGGCATTTTAGGTGTTTGAGAGATGGGATTGTGGGGCAGATAAAGGTCACCAAGAAGGCAATAGGGGAGGAGGACCACCCAGGTACATCAGGAACAACCAGAGGAGATACACCAAGGCTTAAGCTTCTTGATCAAACTCTTAGGCAGCAAAAGGCATTTCAACAGATGGGTATGATGGAGAGTCATCCTTGGAGACCTCAAAGAGGCCTCCCTGAACGATCTGTTTCTGTTCTTCGTGCCTGGCTCTTCGAACATTTCCTTCACCC GTATCCAAGCGATGTGGATAAACACATCTTAGCTCGCCAAACTGGTCTCTCAAGAAGCCAG GTCTCGAATTGGTTCATTAATGCAAGGGTTAGGCTATGGAAACCCATGGTGGAGGAGATGTACTTCGAAGAAACCAAGGAGAAGCAACAAGACAATGTAGGCTCCTCCTCATTAGATGGGGTTACAGGCCCAAGCCATAACGACAACTTACAATCTCGTTCTGGGGAAGACATGAAGCCCAGGATAGAGAAACTAGTTCGTGGCAACTCAGATTCACAATCTTTTATCATCAGCAACccagataaagaagaagaaaatagaaaacacTTTGGTGTTGGTGACTTGGACTTCTCCTACAATAATCACATGGCCATGGCCAACACAGTCTCTTACCCTGGGACTGGTGTGTCTCTAACGCTAGGATTGCAACACCAGGAAGGGAACTTATCACTCTTCTTCCCTAGAGACCAACTTGAAGATTGTCAATCAGTTAATTACTCAATTCTGGATGGGGAAGGACAGAATCTGCCTTGCAGGAACTTGATGGGAGCACAGTTGCTCCATGACTTGGCCGGGTAG
- the LOC122091157 gene encoding homeobox protein BEL1 homolog isoform X2 has product MRIRRNPLTYWGTSSDNPTINIANQMQSYESDSELFNLTTGMEMLGIPYHQPEFKKPNISTGFSEESLMVDDSSLRCVFPCEGNERPSQGLSLSLSSNKPSSIGLQSFELRETTSHHHHHQQFIPSNSRDGFFGKSAILQEQDFELKSSKYFVSAQELLNEFCSLEINKTDPPKQEPPKTNQWEDGSSSCKQSLSLSTSELLELQKRKAKLISMLEEVDRRYRQYCDQMKAVAASFEAVAGAGAAKVYSASASKAMSRHFRCLRDGIVGQIKVTKKAIGEEDHPGTSGTTRGDTPRLKLLDQTLRQQKAFQQMGMMESHPWRPQRGLPERSVSVLRAWLFEHFLHPYPSDVDKHILARQTGLSRSQVSNWFINARVRLWKPMVEEMYFEETKEKQQDNVGSSSLDGVTGPSHNDNLQSRSGEDMKPRIEKLVRGNSDSQSFIISNPDKEEENRKHFGVGDLDFSYNNHMAMANTVSYPGTGVSLTLGLQHQEGNLSLFFPRDQLEDCQSVNYSILDGEGQNLPCRNLMGAQLLHDLAG; this is encoded by the exons ATGAG GATCAGAAGAAATCCACTGACTTACTGGGGTACCTCGTCTGATAACCCAACCATTAATATCGCGAACCAGATGCAAAGTTACGAATCGGATTCGGAGCTCTTCAATTTGACTACAGGTATGGAGATGTTAGGGATCCCCTATCATCAGCCCGAGTTCAAGAAGCCCAATATCTCAACTGGCTTCTCTGAAGAATCGTTAATGGTGGACGATTCCTCTTTGAGATGCGTGTTTCCCTGCGAAGGAAACGAACGGCCGAGTCAAGGACTCTCGCTTTCTCTCAGCTCAAACAAGCCTTCTAGTATCGGATTACAATCGTTCGAGCTCAGAGAGACGAcgagtcatcatcatcatcatcagcagtTTATTCCTTCCAATTCCAGAGATGGGTTCTTCGGGAAATCGGCCATTCTTCAAGAGCAGGACTTCGAGCTCAAGAGCTCAAAGTACTTCGTTTCCGCACAGGAGCTTCTGAACGAGTTCTGTAGCCTCGAAATAAACAAAACTGATCCACCGAAACAGGAGCCCCCGAAGACCAACCAATGGGAGGACGGCAGTAGCTCTTGCAAGCAATCTCTATCTCTATCCACTTCAGAGCTTCTCGAATTGCAGAAACGAAAAGCCAAATTGATTTCCATGCTGGAAGAG gtggataggaGATATAGGCAATACTGTGATCAGATGAAGGCAGTGGCAGCATCTTTTGAAGCGGTGGCCGGTGCCGGAGCAGCGAAAGTGTATTCAGCGTCGGCGTCGAAGGCCATGTCGAGGCATTTTAGGTGTTTGAGAGATGGGATTGTGGGGCAGATAAAGGTCACCAAGAAGGCAATAGGGGAGGAGGACCACCCAGGTACATCAGGAACAACCAGAGGAGATACACCAAGGCTTAAGCTTCTTGATCAAACTCTTAGGCAGCAAAAGGCATTTCAACAGATGGGTATGATGGAGAGTCATCCTTGGAGACCTCAAAGAGGCCTCCCTGAACGATCTGTTTCTGTTCTTCGTGCCTGGCTCTTCGAACATTTCCTTCACCC GTATCCAAGCGATGTGGATAAACACATCTTAGCTCGCCAAACTGGTCTCTCAAGAAGCCAG GTCTCGAATTGGTTCATTAATGCAAGGGTTAGGCTATGGAAACCCATGGTGGAGGAGATGTACTTCGAAGAAACCAAGGAGAAGCAACAAGACAATGTAGGCTCCTCCTCATTAGATGGGGTTACAGGCCCAAGCCATAACGACAACTTACAATCTCGTTCTGGGGAAGACATGAAGCCCAGGATAGAGAAACTAGTTCGTGGCAACTCAGATTCACAATCTTTTATCATCAGCAACccagataaagaagaagaaaatagaaaacacTTTGGTGTTGGTGACTTGGACTTCTCCTACAATAATCACATGGCCATGGCCAACACAGTCTCTTACCCTGGGACTGGTGTGTCTCTAACGCTAGGATTGCAACACCAGGAAGGGAACTTATCACTCTTCTTCCCTAGAGACCAACTTGAAGATTGTCAATCAGTTAATTACTCAATTCTGGATGGGGAAGGACAGAATCTGCCTTGCAGGAACTTGATGGGAGCACAGTTGCTCCATGACTTGGCCGGGTAG
- the LOC122091004 gene encoding phosphoglycerate mutase-like protein AT74H, with the protein MYKRFIPKATPAYYSLTFPHAMASMLSPSPPSLYLPVSRPKHFSSPPPYIRCCEDMLGRSRLTQTNGYTNGGLAKFPEKTSSINPAVVLPPRPRRIILVRHGQSEGNVDESAYTRVPDPKISLTEKGFREAEECGQRIRKLIEGDGVDDWKVYFYVSPYKRTLETLRGLGKAFEPSRIAGVREEPRLREQDFGNFQDREKMRLEKAFRVLYGRFFYRFPNGESAADVYDRITGFRETLRADIDIGRFQPPGQRNPNMNLVIVSHGLTLRVFLMRWYKWTVEQFEGLTNFSNGGTLVMQTGSGGRYSLLVHHSPEELREFGLTDAMLIDQEWQKTARPGELNYDCLTSGPSFFTHYVEDDKPVRGGS; encoded by the exons ATGTATAAGCGTTTCATTCCTAAGGCCACACCTGCCTACTATTCCCTCACCTTCCCCCACGCAATGGCCTCCATGCTCTCACCCTCACCGCCTTCATTGTATCTCCCCGTCTCCCGCCCCAAGcacttctcttctcctcctccttacATCAGGTGCTGTGAGGATATGCTAGGCCGATCCAGATTGACCCAAACCAACGGTTACACCAACGGCGGCTTGGCCAAATTCCCCGAGAAGACTTCCTCTATCAACCCAGCTGTGGTCTTGCCCCCTCGGCCTCGCCGCATAATTCTGGTCCGACATGGGCAGAGCGAAGGGAATGTGGACGAGTCTGCTTACACTCGGGTTCCCGACCCCAAGATCAGCTTGACAGAGAAGGGTTTCAGAGAAGCAGAGGAATGCGGGCAGAGGATCAGGAAGTTGATTGAGGGAGATGGTGTGGATGATTGGAAGGTCTACTTCTACGTCTCCCCCTATAAGAGAACTCTTGAGACGCTACGTGGTTTGGGCAAAGCATTCGAGCCATCCAGGATCGCCGGAGTCAGGGAAGAGCCTCGTCTCCGTGAGCAAGACTTTG GGAATTTTCAGGACAGAGAGAAAATGCGGCTTGAGAAAGCTTTCAGGGTCCTCTACGGTCGTTTCTTTTATCGCTTTCCCAATGGCGAATCTGCTGCAGATGTTTATGATCGAATAACAG GATTTAGGGAAACTCTGAGAGCGGACATCGACATTGGACGCTTTCAGCCACCTGGTCAAAGGAACCCAAACATGAATTTAGTAATCGTCTCCCATGGTCTCACATTGCGAGTCTTTCTGATGAGATGGTACAAATGGACTGTCGAGCAATTTGAGGGCCTCACCAATTTCTCCAACGGAGGCACGCTTGTTATGCAAACAGGATCTGGGGGAAG GTACAGCTTGCTGGTCCATCACAGCCCTGAAGAGCTAAGAGAGTTTGGCTTAACAGATGCAATGCTCATTGATCAGGAATG GCAAAAAACTGCTAGACCAGGCGAATTAAATTACGACTGTTTAACATCTGGACCATCGTTTTTCACACACTATGTTGAAGATGACAAACCTGTAAGAGGTGGCTCCTAA